One genomic region from Triplophysa dalaica isolate WHDGS20190420 chromosome 23, ASM1584641v1, whole genome shotgun sequence encodes:
- the LOC130413434 gene encoding uncharacterized protein LOC130413434, whose translation MALHIHLLALLLLAATATASHFYGGSMTFNQRQTSDGSYKVDIRFKEAYHVCDIGDEWYCTLGNCGTRTRFVSGRIDSSHNGGSWCQSEAVMTRTLTSNLPFQLRKASCCWISNVITTGGNWRLTTTIDLGVRSDTSQPNRSPVATTLPIVRVPQNCPRNYNLLSCDPDKDQVRCRYGLLNADECGMCNQHAGFTLDQNTCTLSYNNTSTRGVYVFELVMEDYPTKNISLGYSNNSTVLRVPFSNSPSFQPLSKIPLQFSLEVEAPAPSCVEGYYMPRFIHPTPAHGEHLAARVNQELEIRIKATAIYTSIVDVVISGPLNSTKEVTTSGEYVINWTPTPDNLGQHFPFCFIAEAAQNASRTYQSEMRCVIVVVGRAGPKAEVVCTKDLMSVTVERANISGIHSNHLRLNDPSCPVTSNDTHVFANFSLNACGTQMEETDEHLIFKNEIVTYDNPKDIITRRHEVEIEVMCKFHKQSSITAKFDAHRPSINITERGFGTFSYQFEFYESGFTTRKSPNSYPLEYEVAETIYMQISPVNLVKNTELFLESCSAKPYDNPSYPISYPIIANGCKLDSTVKFLSSRQSSVKFSMEAFKFIGQFDQVFITCSIIICEANNPYTRCAQGCTNGSVPLPSSHVHKREAPMQTASHFISQGPLRLRRSSSLTEFASQSLNLNLVFVAGCLLAVVGMVCGVMVYKSRTSKINYQLLKSDEI comes from the exons ATGGCACTCCACATTCATCTCTTGGCCCTGCTGCTTCTGGCCGCAACAGCCACTGCTTCACACTTCTATGGAGGATCAATGACCTTCAACCAGAGACAGACCAGTGATGGTAGCTATAAG GTGGATATTCGTTTTAAGGAGGCCTATCACGTCTGTGATATAGGTGATGAATGGTACTGTACGCTTGGAAACTGCGGCACCAGAACCAGATTTGTGAGTGGTCGTATAGATTCAAGTCACAATGGTGGATCCTGGTGTCAATCTGAGGCCGTCATGACAAGAACCCTCACCAGCAACTTGCCGTTTCAGCTACG AAAAGCTAGCTGCTGTTGGATTTCAAACGTAATCACAACAGGTGGAAACTGGAGACTTACAACGACCATCGACCTCGGAGTCAGATCTGACACCTCTCAGCCCAACAGATCTCCAGTCGCAACCACACTACCCATCGTTAG AGTTCCTCAGAACTGCCCCAGGAACTACAACCTCCTTTCCTGTGATCCAGATAAAGATCAGGTTCGATGCAGATATGGACTCCTGAATGCAGATGAATGTGGAATGTGTAACCAACATGCAGGATTCACTCTGGATCAG AATACCTGCACTCTGTCCTATAACAACACTTCAACACGTGGTGTTTACGTATTCGAGCTCGTCATGGAAGATTATCCTACAAAGAACATTAGTTTGGGATATTCCAATAATTCCACAGTGCTCAGAGTGCCTTTTTCCAACAGTCCTTCCTTTCAACCACTGAGCAAAATCCCTCTCCAGTTTTCTTTGGAAG TGGAGGCTCCAGCACCGTCTTGTGTTGAGGGCTATTACATGCCTCGGTTCATCCACCCAACACCTGCACACGGGGAACACCTGGCTGCTCGCGTTAACCAAGAGCTGGAAATCAGAATAAAGGCAACTGCCATCTATACAAG TATCGTTGATGTGGTCATTAGTGGACCTCTGAACAGCACAAAGGAGGTCACCACCTCTGGAGAGTATGTGATCAACTGGACACCAACGCCAGACAACCTTGGCCAACATTTCCCATTTTGCTTCATTGCAGAAGCTGCCCAGAATGC GTCCAGAACATACCAATCTGAGATGAGATGTGTCATTGTTGTGGTTGGTCGTGCAG GTCCAAAAGCTGAGGTTGTATGCACTAAGGATCTAATGTCCGTGACAGTAGAACGAGCCAATATTTCTGGTATCCATAGCAATCACCTGCGGCTCAACGATCCTTCCTGTCCCGTTACTTCCAATGACACCCATGTTTTCGCCAATTTCTCCTTGAACGCCTGTGGGACTCAGATGGAA GAGACAGATGAACATCTAATTTTCAAGAATGAAATTGTCACATATGATAATCCAAAAGATATCATAACCAGGAGACACGAGGTGGAAATCGAAGTCATGTGCAAGTTCCACAAGCAGAGCAGTATAACGGCTAAATTTGACGCTCACAGGCCGTCCATCAACATCACAGAGAGGGGCTTCGGTACATTCAGCTATCAGTTTGAGTTTTATGAATCTGGTTTCACCACCAGAAAAAGTCCAAACTCTTACCCACTGGAGTACGAAGTGGCAGAGACCATCTACATGCAGATTTCACCCGTCAATTTGGTGAAAAATACAGAATTGTTCCTGGAGTCCTGTTCAGCAAAACCCTACGATAATCCCAGTTATCCCATCTCTTACCCCATCATTGCAAATGG ATGCAAGCTTGATAGCACTGTTAAGTTCCTCTCCAGTCGTCAGTCCAGTGTCAAGTTCAGTATGGAAGCCTTCAAGTTCATTGGACAGTTTGACCAG GTATTCATCACCTGTTCAATCATCATTTGTGAAGCCAACAACCCCTACACCCGCTGTGCTCAGGGCTGCACCAATGGCTCAGTACCTCTTCCATCCTCTCACGTGCACAAAAGAGAAGCTCCCATGCAGACTGCAAGTCACTTCATCTCTCAGGGTCCTCTGAGACTCAGGAGGAGTTCATCTCTTACTG AGTTCGCAAGCCAAAGCCTGAATCTGAATCTGGTGTTCGTCGCCGGATGTCTTCTCGCTGTAGTTGGCATGGTGtgtggagtgatggtctacaaaTCTAGGACTTC